A part of Micromonospora chersina genomic DNA contains:
- a CDS encoding HNH endonuclease, whose protein sequence is MPRYKYPPERLGAAAAQARSVTEVMRLLGVRVSGGSHAHISRQLKRFGIDTSHFTGSVHNKGQRGARRTRSSQLLVRLPAGSRRTPGTRLKWALGDIGVPEECEECRVGPVWRGRPLTLHVDHVNGDFLDNRPPNLRILCPNCHSQTDTFAGRNKADGGLQPRPPPDSAHRALRSDCRRTAWRT, encoded by the coding sequence ATGCCTCGTTACAAGTACCCGCCCGAACGGCTGGGGGCCGCGGCGGCGCAGGCGCGCAGCGTGACCGAGGTCATGCGGCTGCTCGGGGTACGGGTCAGCGGCGGCTCGCACGCGCACATCAGCCGGCAGCTCAAGCGCTTCGGCATCGACACCTCGCACTTCACCGGCAGCGTGCACAACAAGGGGCAGCGCGGCGCACGGCGCACCAGGTCATCGCAGCTGCTCGTGCGACTGCCCGCCGGCTCGCGACGCACTCCGGGCACCCGGCTGAAGTGGGCGCTGGGCGACATCGGCGTGCCCGAGGAGTGCGAGGAGTGCCGGGTGGGCCCGGTCTGGCGCGGCCGGCCGCTGACCCTGCACGTCGACCACGTCAACGGCGACTTCCTCGACAACCGGCCGCCCAACCTGCGGATCCTCTGCCCGAACTGCCACAGCCAGACCGACACCTTCGCCGGCCGCAACAAGGCCGATGGTGGACTCCAGCCCCGGCCCCCACCGGACTCGGCGCACCGGGCCCTGCGAAGCGACTGCCGGCGGACCGCGTGGAGGACCTGA
- a CDS encoding GNAT family N-acetyltransferase: MNLRFVLDPDLTPELREQIIALWVDVTNAGGAVGFVAPVTEADVRPMAATTFAAISDGPDRLLAGYEGNRLVGVLIIGDNRFHLKTHWRVLKRVMVHPDTQGRGYGAAMMREAERIGRELGLAALHVTVRDGLGLGGFYERLGYREVGRLPGALRLAPGDDRDEVFMWLDLGPAAA, encoded by the coding sequence GTGAACCTGCGTTTCGTCCTGGACCCCGACCTCACCCCCGAGCTGCGCGAGCAGATCATCGCCCTCTGGGTGGACGTGACGAACGCCGGCGGCGCGGTCGGCTTCGTCGCCCCGGTGACCGAGGCCGACGTGCGGCCCATGGCCGCGACGACCTTCGCCGCGATCAGCGACGGCCCGGACCGGCTGCTGGCCGGCTACGAGGGCAACCGTCTCGTCGGCGTCCTGATCATCGGAGACAACCGGTTCCACCTGAAGACGCACTGGCGGGTGCTGAAGCGGGTCATGGTGCATCCGGACACGCAGGGGCGCGGCTACGGCGCGGCGATGATGCGTGAGGCGGAGCGGATCGGCCGGGAACTGGGTCTGGCGGCGTTGCACGTGACGGTCCGGGACGGGCTGGGCCTGGGCGGGTTCTACGAGCGCCTCGGCTACCGCGAGGTCGGGCGGCTGCCCGGCGCGCTGCGGCTCGCGCCCGGGGACGACCGGGACGAGGTCTTCATGTGGCTCGACCTGGGCCCCGCCGCGGCCTGA
- a CDS encoding expansin EXLX1 family cellulose-binding protein, giving the protein MTDGSAPSRPTPAGDAHRPARAGRRRAPTGPRRWLAAGGLAALAAVVAVTLAVRGGAAPACAAPPPRGLPAGALAAPPLGGAVHSGKATFYDSKGAGGNCSRPAAPANHLYVALGPDEYAAGASCGGHLDVTGPRGTVRVLVMDQCPECEPGHLDLSAEAFARIADPVQGVVKVTYRAVVDPPLPGPLTFRLKEGASQWWFAVLVGDHGNPLRAVEVRQGGSWRAAAREDYNYWLIPSGAGPGPYTIRVTDAYGHRATATGIRMLPGQVQRSTVRMYGAAAPARPATPSRSASARPSPRPSASATPSTTAPPGTPAVVDAAAAPASLAPVPAGCG; this is encoded by the coding sequence GTGACCGACGGCAGCGCTCCCAGCCGCCCGACGCCCGCCGGGGACGCGCACCGGCCCGCCCGGGCCGGCCGCCGCCGTGCCCCGACCGGCCCGCGCCGGTGGCTCGCCGCCGGCGGCCTCGCCGCGCTCGCCGCCGTGGTCGCCGTGACCCTCGCGGTACGCGGCGGCGCCGCCCCCGCCTGCGCCGCCCCGCCGCCCCGCGGCCTGCCCGCCGGGGCGCTCGCCGCCCCACCGCTCGGCGGTGCCGTCCACAGCGGAAAGGCCACCTTCTACGACTCGAAGGGCGCCGGCGGCAACTGCTCCCGGCCCGCCGCGCCCGCCAACCACCTCTACGTCGCCCTCGGCCCCGACGAGTACGCGGCCGGCGCGTCCTGCGGCGGCCACCTCGACGTGACCGGCCCCAGGGGCACCGTCCGGGTCCTCGTCATGGACCAGTGCCCGGAATGCGAACCCGGCCACCTCGACCTCTCCGCCGAGGCGTTCGCCCGGATCGCCGACCCCGTGCAGGGCGTCGTCAAGGTCACCTACCGCGCGGTCGTCGACCCGCCCCTGCCCGGCCCGCTCACCTTCCGCCTCAAGGAGGGCGCCTCGCAGTGGTGGTTCGCCGTCCTGGTCGGCGACCACGGCAACCCCCTGCGCGCCGTCGAGGTGCGGCAGGGCGGCTCCTGGCGCGCCGCCGCCCGCGAGGACTACAACTACTGGCTCATCCCCTCCGGCGCCGGCCCCGGGCCGTACACGATCCGGGTCACCGACGCGTACGGCCACCGCGCCACCGCCACCGGCATCCGCATGCTCCCCGGCCAGGTCCAGCGCAGCACCGTCCGGATGTACGGCGCGGCCGCCCCGGCCCGGCCGGCCACGCCCAGCCGCTCGGCGTCGGCCCGGCCCAGCCCCCGGCCGAGCGCCTCGGCTACCCCGTCGACCACCGCGCCGCCCGGGACTCCCGCCGTGGTGGACGCGGCCGCCGCCCCGGCCAGCCTCGCCCCGGTCCCTGCCGGCTGCGGCTGA
- a CDS encoding O-methyltransferase, which yields MDATKLRRAIARSRLAPVAAFPKRLARVARHDARVLRTSARWLLTSREHHNYTYELTKLSRHHLAWFVSVTCDVPVGQVRRWFAEIEGDDKLRVHIETATATASRRGLADRQVRYARRIGWYAIVRARKPAHVVETGVDKGLGSCVLAAALLRNAAEGHPGRLTSLDINPEAGYLARATPWADVVDLVIGDSVASIGALDRPVDLFLHDSDHSRVHERSEFEAVEPKLAPGAVLLTDNVTATNVLAEHAERTGRRFLAYRETPARHWYPGDGIGVAW from the coding sequence GTGGATGCAACGAAGCTCCGTCGGGCCATCGCCCGCAGCCGGCTGGCGCCGGTCGCCGCCTTTCCCAAGCGCCTGGCCCGGGTGGCCCGGCACGACGCCCGGGTGCTGCGCACCTCCGCCCGATGGCTGCTCACCTCCCGGGAGCACCACAACTACACGTACGAGCTGACCAAGCTCAGCAGGCACCACCTGGCCTGGTTCGTCAGCGTGACCTGCGACGTCCCCGTCGGGCAGGTGCGCCGCTGGTTCGCCGAGATCGAGGGCGACGACAAGTTGCGCGTCCACATCGAGACCGCCACCGCCACCGCCTCCCGCCGCGGCCTGGCCGACCGGCAGGTCCGCTACGCCCGCCGCATCGGCTGGTACGCCATTGTCCGCGCCCGCAAACCCGCCCACGTCGTCGAGACCGGAGTCGACAAGGGCCTCGGCAGCTGCGTCCTGGCCGCCGCCCTGCTCCGCAACGCCGCCGAGGGCCACCCCGGCCGGCTCACCTCGCTCGACATCAACCCCGAGGCCGGCTACCTGGCCCGGGCCACCCCGTGGGCCGATGTGGTCGATCTCGTGATCGGCGACTCGGTCGCCTCGATCGGCGCGCTCGACCGGCCGGTCGACCTCTTCCTCCACGACAGCGACCACAGCCGGGTGCACGAACGCAGCGAGTTCGAAGCGGTCGAACCCAAACTCGCCCCCGGCGCCGTGCTGCTCACCGACAACGTCACCGCCACAAACGTCCTCGCCGAGCACGCCGAACGGACCGGCCGCCGGTTCCTCGCCTACCGGGAGACCCCCGCCCGGCACTGGTACCCGGGCGATGGCATCGGCGTCGCCTGGTGA
- a CDS encoding LCP family protein has translation MSDRQRTVAGPYVSTSSSEVDPGDAGPGTTTAPRRRRGRRILLITLLVLALLGAGGAGAAALYLRSVESDIERVDAFEGVPQEARPPVAAADAMNIMILGSDSRDPETTGGSRSDTIIVAHLPKGRKSAQLISIPRDTWVHVPRSKDGQHGDRDAKINAAYAWGGVPLMVQTVEQFTKVRIDHVAIVDFAGFKEIIDALGGIDIVSDREFTSIHPPFRQFAKGVQHMDGETALDYSRQRKQFPDGDFARIRHQQQVIKAILDKAASGGILTNPGRLNAFVKASTSSVSVDKGMSLLDMATDLRGLRGSNLAFYTSPTKGTGRVGTESVVFPDTAKARTFYDAVRRDAVSEIAPAGK, from the coding sequence ATGTCAGATCGCCAGCGGACCGTCGCCGGACCGTACGTGTCAACCAGCAGTTCCGAAGTGGATCCGGGCGACGCCGGGCCGGGCACCACGACCGCTCCGCGCCGGCGAAGGGGGCGGCGGATCCTGCTGATCACCCTGCTGGTGCTGGCCCTGCTGGGCGCCGGAGGGGCCGGCGCGGCCGCTCTCTACCTGCGGTCGGTGGAGTCTGACATCGAGCGGGTGGACGCGTTCGAGGGTGTGCCGCAGGAGGCGCGACCGCCGGTCGCGGCGGCCGACGCCATGAACATCATGATCCTGGGCAGCGACTCGCGCGACCCGGAGACCACCGGCGGTTCGCGGTCGGACACCATCATCGTGGCGCACCTGCCCAAGGGGCGGAAGAGCGCCCAGCTGATCTCCATCCCCCGGGACACCTGGGTGCACGTGCCGCGTTCGAAGGACGGCCAGCACGGCGACCGTGACGCGAAGATCAACGCGGCGTACGCCTGGGGTGGCGTGCCGCTGATGGTGCAGACCGTCGAGCAGTTCACCAAGGTGCGGATCGACCACGTGGCCATCGTGGACTTCGCCGGGTTCAAGGAGATCATCGACGCGCTCGGGGGCATCGACATCGTCTCCGACCGGGAGTTCACCTCCATCCACCCGCCGTTCCGCCAGTTCGCGAAGGGCGTCCAGCACATGGACGGCGAGACGGCCCTGGACTACTCCCGGCAGCGCAAGCAGTTCCCGGACGGCGACTTCGCCCGGATCCGTCACCAGCAGCAGGTCATCAAGGCGATCCTCGACAAGGCGGCCTCCGGCGGCATCCTCACCAACCCGGGCAGATTGAACGCCTTCGTCAAGGCGTCGACCTCGTCGGTGTCCGTCGACAAGGGAATGTCCCTGCTGGACATGGCCACCGACCTTCGGGGCCTGCGCGGTTCGAACCTCGCCTTCTACACCAGCCCCACGAAGGGCACCGGCCGGGTCGGCACGGAGAGCGTGGTGTTCCCGGACACCGCCAAGGCGCGCACGTTCTACGACGCGGTACGCCGGGATGCGGTGTCCGAAATCGCGCCCGCCGGAAAGTAG